In the genome of Streptomyces collinus, one region contains:
- a CDS encoding PucR family transcriptional regulator, which produces MPPTLASLVHHSALKLTVRAGEDRLDVPVRWAHPSELADPVPYMEGGELLLITALKLDAEDPEAMRRYVRRLAGAGVAGLGFAVGVNYDEIPAALVDAAAREGLPLLEVPRRTPFLAISKAVSAAIAADQYRAVTAGFAAQRELTRQAQTGGPEGLLAALAAQVDGWAALYDASGAVVATAPEWAGRRAARLTGDVQKLRDRPAPASSVVGGPENEDRVELHTLGTGRRPRAALAVGTAAAPGTAERYAVHSAIALLTLTTERSRSLQAAEQRVGAAVLRMLLAGEPDHARAVAGDLYGELLDAPFRMMVAERVPVSASAALARAEARKGAAPAERHSAAALAAADPGGDPLAALADVVESAAARAGEAVLVVPEGERLVVLAADGGAAAAACGEYAGALETARAGIREKVPGGEEDELVVGLSAPAGPIAASAAYKQAEQALSVARRRGRVLVEHEQMAAGSVLPLLADDAVRAFADGMLRPLYEHDATGRGDLVASLRAWLSKHGQWDAAAADLGVHRHTLRYRMRRVEEILGRSLDDPDVRMELWLALKAASTE; this is translated from the coding sequence ATGCCCCCGACGCTCGCCTCGCTCGTCCACCACTCCGCGCTGAAGCTGACCGTGCGGGCGGGCGAAGACCGCCTCGACGTGCCGGTCCGTTGGGCGCACCCCAGCGAGCTCGCCGACCCCGTCCCCTATATGGAGGGCGGGGAACTGCTGCTGATCACCGCCCTCAAGCTGGACGCCGAGGACCCGGAGGCCATGCGCCGCTACGTGCGCAGGCTGGCCGGGGCCGGAGTGGCCGGGCTCGGTTTCGCCGTCGGCGTCAACTACGACGAGATCCCCGCCGCGCTCGTCGACGCGGCCGCACGGGAGGGCCTGCCGCTGCTGGAGGTCCCGCGCCGCACCCCGTTCCTCGCCATCAGCAAGGCCGTCTCCGCCGCGATCGCCGCCGACCAGTACCGGGCCGTCACCGCCGGGTTCGCCGCCCAGCGCGAGCTGACCCGGCAGGCCCAGACCGGCGGGCCGGAGGGGCTGCTGGCCGCGCTGGCCGCGCAGGTCGACGGCTGGGCGGCGCTGTACGACGCCTCGGGTGCGGTCGTCGCCACCGCACCGGAGTGGGCGGGGCGGCGCGCCGCGCGGCTCACCGGTGACGTGCAGAAGCTGCGGGACCGTCCCGCCCCCGCCTCCTCCGTGGTGGGCGGCCCGGAGAACGAGGACCGGGTCGAGCTGCACACCCTCGGCACCGGCCGCCGCCCCCGGGCGGCCCTCGCCGTGGGCACGGCCGCCGCCCCGGGCACCGCCGAGCGCTACGCCGTCCACTCGGCGATCGCGCTGCTGACCCTCACCACGGAACGTTCCCGGTCCCTCCAGGCCGCCGAGCAGCGGGTCGGTGCGGCGGTGCTGCGCATGCTGCTGGCCGGGGAGCCGGACCACGCCCGTGCGGTCGCCGGTGACCTGTACGGCGAGCTGCTGGACGCGCCGTTCCGGATGATGGTCGCGGAGCGGGTGCCGGTGTCGGCGTCCGCCGCGCTGGCCCGTGCCGAGGCACGCAAGGGCGCTGCTCCCGCCGAGCGGCACTCGGCCGCCGCGCTCGCCGCGGCCGACCCCGGCGGCGACCCCCTCGCGGCCCTCGCCGACGTCGTGGAGTCCGCGGCGGCCCGGGCCGGCGAGGCCGTACTGGTGGTGCCGGAGGGGGAGCGTTTGGTGGTGCTGGCCGCGGACGGCGGCGCCGCCGCGGCGGCCTGCGGGGAGTACGCGGGCGCCCTGGAGACGGCCCGGGCGGGGATACGCGAGAAGGTGCCGGGCGGCGAGGAGGACGAACTGGTCGTGGGCCTGTCGGCACCGGCCGGGCCCATCGCCGCGTCCGCCGCCTACAAACAGGCAGAGCAGGCGCTGTCGGTGGCGCGGCGGCGCGGGCGCGTCCTCGTGGAGCACGAGCAGATGGCGGCCGGATCGGTGCTGCCGCTGCTGGCCGACGACGCGGTACGGGCCTTCGCCGACGGCATGCTGCGGCCGCTGTACGAGCACGACGCCACGGGCCGCGGCGACCTCGTCGCCTCCCTGCGCGCCTGGCTGTCCAAGCACGGCCAGTGGGACGCGGCGGCGGCCGACCTCGGCGTCCACCGGCACACCCTGCGCTACCGCATGCGCCGGGTCGAGGAGATCCTCGGCCGGTCCCTGGACGACCCGGACGTCCGGATGGAGCTGTGGCTGGCCCTGAAGGCGGCCTCCACCGAGTAG
- a CDS encoding aldehyde dehydrogenase family protein, translating to MTSTHAFWLAGRQATGEDTFDVTSPWDGRLVGTVSVPTDAQVEEAVAAAHAVLDEFAATPAHVRAAALDHVSKRLVERTEEIARLISAENGKPMKWARGEVGRAVSVFRFAAEEARRFNGGEAQRLDTDLGGQGRLALTRRFPKGVVLGIAPFNFPLNLCAHKIAPAIAAGAPIILKPAPATPLSGLIIGELLAETELPAGSWSILPVANDKMPALVQDERLPVISFTGSEKVGYAIMDSVPRKHCTLELGGNGAAVVLADWASDEDLEWAANRIATFSNYQGGQSCISVQRVIADASVYDRLLPRIVAAVEAQVTGDPGDDKTDVGPLVSEDAARRVETWVQEAVDAGAQLLTGGKRDGASYAPTVLAEVPADVTISCEEVFGPVLTVQRADGEAAAFDAVNDSKYGLQAGVFTHDLQTAFRAHRALEVGGVVIGDVPSYRADQMPYGGVKQSGVGREGVRFAMEDYTYERVLVLTGINL from the coding sequence ATGACCTCCACCCACGCCTTCTGGCTCGCCGGCCGCCAGGCCACCGGCGAGGACACCTTCGACGTCACCTCCCCCTGGGACGGGCGGCTCGTCGGCACGGTGAGCGTGCCGACGGACGCGCAGGTCGAGGAGGCCGTGGCCGCCGCGCACGCCGTCCTGGACGAGTTCGCCGCCACCCCCGCCCACGTCCGGGCCGCCGCGCTCGACCACGTCAGCAAGCGCCTCGTCGAGCGCACCGAGGAGATCGCGCGGCTGATCTCCGCCGAGAACGGCAAGCCGATGAAGTGGGCGCGTGGCGAGGTCGGCCGGGCCGTGTCCGTGTTCCGATTCGCGGCCGAGGAGGCCCGGCGGTTCAACGGCGGCGAGGCCCAGCGCCTCGACACCGACCTCGGCGGCCAGGGCCGGCTCGCCCTCACCCGCCGCTTCCCCAAGGGCGTCGTGCTCGGCATCGCGCCGTTCAACTTCCCGCTGAACCTCTGCGCCCACAAGATCGCCCCGGCCATCGCCGCCGGCGCCCCGATCATCCTCAAGCCGGCCCCGGCGACCCCGCTGTCCGGCCTGATCATCGGCGAACTGCTCGCCGAGACCGAGCTGCCCGCCGGCTCCTGGAGCATCCTGCCGGTCGCCAACGACAAGATGCCGGCCCTGGTGCAGGACGAGCGGCTGCCCGTCATCTCCTTCACCGGTTCCGAGAAGGTCGGCTACGCGATCATGGACTCGGTGCCGCGCAAGCACTGCACCCTGGAGCTGGGCGGCAACGGCGCGGCCGTCGTCCTGGCCGACTGGGCGAGCGACGAGGACCTGGAGTGGGCGGCGAACCGCATCGCCACCTTCTCCAACTACCAGGGCGGCCAGTCCTGCATCTCCGTGCAGCGGGTCATCGCCGACGCCTCGGTGTACGACCGGCTGCTGCCGCGCATCGTCGCCGCCGTCGAGGCCCAGGTCACCGGCGACCCGGGCGACGACAAGACCGACGTCGGCCCGCTGGTCAGCGAGGACGCAGCCCGGCGCGTCGAGACGTGGGTCCAGGAGGCCGTGGACGCCGGGGCGCAGCTGCTCACCGGCGGCAAGCGTGACGGCGCCTCCTACGCGCCGACCGTCCTGGCCGAGGTCCCGGCCGACGTCACGATCTCCTGCGAGGAGGTCTTCGGGCCGGTCCTCACCGTGCAGAGGGCGGACGGCGAGGCCGCGGCCTTCGACGCCGTCAACGACTCCAAGTACGGCCTCCAGGCGGGCGTGTTCACCCACGACCTGCAGACCGCCTTCCGCGCCCACCGGGCCCTGGAGGTCGGCGGTGTCGTCATCGGCGACGTGCCGTCCTACCGCGCCGACCAGATGCCGTACGGCGGCGTCAAGCAGTCCGGCGTGGGCCGTGAGGGCGTGCGGTTCGCCATGGAGGACTACACGTACGAGCGTGTGCTGGTCCTCACCGGCATCAACCTCTAG
- a CDS encoding ABC transporter permease encodes MSNSTVPRSRAEATTTEADPRAEAPAGGRPEEKASGRLSLRLRFRRDRTLILMTLPAVLLVLVFNYVPILGNVVAFQEYDPYVSENGFVAMLESPWVGIEQFERIFADSAFWDAVQNTLVLFSLQLVLFFPIPIVLALLINSVIRPRIRAVSQAILYLPHFFSWVLVITVFQQIFGGAGIIAQTLRRHGYEGFDLMTDPGIFKFLVTAEGVWKDAGWGVIVFLAALASVSPDLYEAAAMDGAGRWRRMWHVTLPALRPVIALLLVLRVGDALTVGFEQILLQRDAVGPGAAEVLDTYVWWNGVRNQDFSYAAAAGLIKGLVSVALVLAANKVAHFMGEQGVYKK; translated from the coding sequence GTGTCCAACAGCACGGTGCCCCGCAGCAGGGCCGAGGCGACCACGACCGAGGCGGACCCCCGGGCGGAAGCCCCCGCCGGGGGGCGGCCGGAGGAGAAAGCCTCCGGCAGACTGAGCCTTCGCCTGCGGTTCCGCCGGGACCGCACTCTGATCCTGATGACCCTGCCGGCCGTCCTGCTGGTCCTGGTCTTCAACTACGTACCGATCCTCGGCAATGTCGTCGCCTTCCAGGAGTACGACCCGTACGTCAGCGAAAACGGCTTCGTCGCGATGCTGGAGAGCCCCTGGGTGGGCATCGAGCAGTTCGAGCGGATCTTCGCGGACTCGGCGTTCTGGGACGCCGTGCAGAACACCCTCGTGCTGTTCTCCCTCCAGCTGGTGCTGTTCTTCCCCATCCCGATCGTGCTCGCGCTGCTCATCAACAGCGTGATCAGGCCCCGGATCCGGGCGGTGTCGCAGGCGATCCTCTACCTGCCGCACTTCTTCTCCTGGGTGCTGGTGATCACCGTCTTCCAGCAGATCTTCGGCGGCGCGGGCATCATCGCGCAGACCCTGCGCCGGCACGGTTACGAGGGCTTCGACCTCATGACCGACCCGGGGATCTTCAAGTTCCTGGTGACGGCGGAGGGCGTCTGGAAGGACGCGGGCTGGGGCGTCATCGTCTTCCTCGCCGCACTCGCCTCCGTGAGCCCCGACCTGTACGAGGCGGCGGCCATGGACGGGGCCGGGCGCTGGCGCCGGATGTGGCACGTCACGCTGCCCGCCCTGCGGCCCGTGATCGCCCTGCTGCTGGTGCTGCGCGTAGGTGACGCGCTCACCGTCGGGTTCGAGCAGATCCTGCTGCAACGCGATGCGGTCGGGCCAGGGGCGGCGGAGGTCCTCGACACCTATGTGTGGTGGAACGGCGTCCGCAACCAGGACTTCAGCTACGCCGCGGCGGCCGGCCTCATCAAGGGTCTGGTGAGTGTGGCGCTCGTGCTCGCCGCGAACAAGGTGGCCCACTTCATGGGCGAGCAGGGGGTGTACAAGAAATGA
- a CDS encoding extracellular solute-binding protein, which translates to MTPNAASASSGPSRRSFLASTAVATAAVAGGMPLLAACGGSDSGSKDGTTAGKNAKKLLPAYVASNVVTPDIPSKHGSAMGFTAKLDLAGLKTSVPKKLGKGGSVKIMSPFWGTPPKGDNAYYQAMNDLIGVDIAWQNQDGNTYDEKLGAVLASSDLPDVVVIPSWNMGGKIPSAIISKFADLGPYLSGDAIKKYPNLAAIPSGAWQYSIFGGKLRGLPQPAPAVPGIVPFYRKDVFDKEGYELPKSPDEFLALAKEISRPKAKVWACDDMKWSAFEFFGVLSGSEKPLGWNLADGKMVYRVETEEYLEALEWVRKLYAAGVVHPDARAVQGTAGDRFTAGQVLIYNDNITSWWGKMAEQAGQKTDFRISGMDIFGADGGDPVLWAGSPAGIFAFVNKKASKAVVEDILAAANVTAAPYGTKEYMLTNYGVEGTHYTVKDGVPTKNDKGNQEVINAYVMLASPAPTIAHPDFPDIAKEQVEWQQRMGAFTKKSTFWGLQITEPARYTNLSNDFEQLEDDTVRGRKKISDVQQAVSDWKKQGGDKLRDWYQKLHDDNGSAQ; encoded by the coding sequence ATGACGCCGAACGCCGCCTCCGCCTCCTCCGGACCGAGCCGGAGAAGCTTCCTCGCCTCCACGGCGGTCGCCACCGCGGCCGTGGCCGGGGGGATGCCGCTGCTCGCCGCGTGCGGCGGGTCGGACAGCGGCTCGAAGGACGGCACGACGGCCGGCAAGAACGCCAAGAAGCTGCTGCCGGCGTACGTGGCGAGCAACGTCGTGACGCCGGACATCCCGTCCAAGCACGGCTCGGCCATGGGCTTCACGGCCAAGCTCGACCTGGCCGGCCTCAAGACCTCGGTGCCGAAGAAGCTCGGCAAGGGCGGCTCCGTCAAGATCATGTCGCCGTTCTGGGGCACGCCGCCGAAGGGCGACAACGCCTACTACCAGGCGATGAACGACCTGATCGGCGTCGACATCGCCTGGCAGAACCAGGACGGCAACACCTACGACGAGAAGCTGGGCGCGGTGCTCGCCTCCAGCGACCTGCCGGACGTCGTGGTCATCCCCAGCTGGAACATGGGCGGCAAGATACCCAGCGCCATCATCAGCAAGTTCGCCGACCTCGGTCCCTACCTGTCCGGGGACGCGATCAAGAAGTACCCGAACCTCGCGGCCATCCCGAGCGGCGCCTGGCAGTACTCCATCTTCGGCGGCAAGCTGCGCGGTCTGCCCCAGCCCGCTCCCGCCGTCCCCGGCATCGTGCCCTTCTACCGCAAGGACGTCTTCGACAAGGAGGGCTACGAACTCCCCAAGTCCCCGGACGAGTTCCTCGCCCTCGCCAAGGAGATCAGCCGGCCCAAGGCCAAGGTGTGGGCCTGCGACGACATGAAGTGGTCCGCCTTCGAGTTCTTCGGTGTGCTCTCCGGCAGCGAGAAACCCCTCGGCTGGAACCTGGCCGACGGCAAGATGGTCTACCGGGTCGAGACCGAGGAGTACCTCGAAGCGCTGGAGTGGGTGCGCAAGCTGTACGCGGCGGGTGTGGTCCATCCCGACGCGAGGGCGGTCCAGGGCACCGCGGGCGACCGATTCACCGCCGGCCAGGTGCTGATCTACAACGACAACATCACGTCCTGGTGGGGCAAGATGGCCGAACAGGCGGGCCAGAAGACCGACTTCCGCATCTCCGGCATGGACATCTTCGGCGCCGACGGCGGCGACCCCGTCCTCTGGGCCGGCTCGCCCGCGGGCATCTTCGCCTTCGTCAACAAGAAGGCCTCCAAGGCCGTCGTCGAGGACATCCTGGCCGCCGCCAACGTCACCGCCGCCCCGTACGGCACCAAGGAGTACATGCTCACCAACTACGGGGTGGAGGGCACCCACTACACCGTCAAGGACGGGGTGCCCACCAAGAACGACAAGGGCAACCAGGAGGTCATCAACGCCTACGTCATGCTCGCCAGCCCCGCTCCGACCATCGCGCACCCGGACTTCCCGGACATCGCGAAGGAGCAGGTGGAGTGGCAGCAGCGGATGGGCGCCTTCACCAAGAAGTCCACCTTCTGGGGCCTGCAGATCACCGAACCGGCGCGCTACACCAACCTCTCCAACGACTTCGAGCAGCTGGAGGACGACACCGTCCGCGGCCGCAAGAAGATCAGCGACGTGCAGCAGGCCGTCTCCGACTGGAAGAAGCAGGGCGGCGACAAGCTGCGCGACTGGTACCAGAAGCTGCACGACGACAACGGTTCCGCGCAGTGA
- a CDS encoding glycoside hydrolase family 3 C-terminal domain-containing protein has protein sequence MTAHPPPTEPFRDPQLPFAKRVDDLLERLTLDEKTSFLHQFAPAVERLGVAAFRTGQEALHGVAWMGPATVFPQAVGLGATWNPELVRRVGDAVSKEIRAMRAKDDRVGLNVWSPTVNLLRHPLWGRNEEGYSEDPKLTSAIATAYTHGLRGDHPTYWRTAPVLKHWLAHNNETDRSTTSSSVRPRVLHEYDLRAFRETVEAGAVAGVMPAYNLVNGRPNHVSPYLREHLRAWTDEELLVSSDAGAPSNLVDSEHYFDTHEEATAASLVAGVDSFTDHGTDSSRMTGRLRGALERGLLTGADVDTAVRRQLSVRFRLGEFDPEYDPHGATSEFDTPAHRALAQEAAEQAIVLLKNDGVLPLAPDTRVAVVGLLADECKLDWYSGTLIHRSTPLEGLYERFGAERVEFSEGVDRVRLKTSTGAYLHVPVAEGAAAEVRGAEGALDPALLTGRTDLPALTTDADGTELALADWGEGVLTLRAPDGRYLSVADDGCLRASADQPGGWIVQETFRLEPHGNGHLLKHLGTGRHVCVSADGVKVADTDPEVFELVVAERGEEAAARAAAAADVVVVVAGNDPYINGRETEDRTTLRLPEHQERLLRAARAANPATVLALVSAYPYAVDPAGLPAVLWTAHGGQAAGTALARVLAGDVSPAGRLPQTWYADDADLPGLLDYDVIGSRQTYLYFEGTPLFPFGHGLSYASFTYGGLTARAGDGAVHVSFSVTNTGDVTADEVAQLYGRAVDPSVPRPGRELLDHRRVTLAPGATAELAFEIPLSAFGFFDVAQDRWRVEPGAYELLAGASSEDVRLRATVTLDGEPALPRAVVANGLPAAGFDEYSGIEIVDRTKVSGDAVTPAGQATGELVYRACDFGRGISGVTVEVAGEGSVELSLDGGPVLAVLSTAAPTSGPYDYVPLDASVVAAGVHDVHLRLRGPLRLAHVGFSG, from the coding sequence GTGACCGCACACCCGCCGCCCACCGAACCGTTCCGCGATCCGCAGCTGCCGTTCGCGAAGCGCGTCGACGATCTGCTGGAGCGGCTCACCCTCGACGAGAAGACGTCCTTCCTGCACCAGTTCGCCCCCGCCGTCGAACGGCTCGGCGTCGCCGCCTTCCGCACCGGCCAGGAGGCCCTGCACGGCGTGGCGTGGATGGGCCCGGCGACGGTGTTCCCGCAGGCGGTCGGTCTCGGCGCCACCTGGAACCCGGAGCTGGTGCGGCGCGTCGGCGACGCGGTGTCCAAGGAGATCCGCGCGATGCGCGCCAAGGACGACCGGGTCGGCCTCAACGTCTGGTCCCCGACGGTCAACCTGCTGCGCCACCCCCTGTGGGGCCGCAACGAGGAGGGCTACTCGGAGGATCCGAAGCTCACCTCGGCGATCGCCACGGCCTACACCCACGGGCTGCGGGGCGACCACCCCACCTACTGGCGCACCGCGCCCGTGCTGAAGCACTGGCTGGCCCACAACAACGAGACGGACCGCTCCACGACGTCGAGCTCGGTGCGCCCGCGCGTGCTGCACGAGTACGACCTGCGGGCCTTCCGCGAGACCGTCGAGGCGGGCGCGGTGGCCGGGGTGATGCCGGCGTACAACCTGGTCAACGGCCGCCCCAACCACGTGTCGCCGTACCTGCGCGAGCACTTGCGCGCCTGGACGGACGAGGAACTGCTGGTCTCTTCGGACGCGGGCGCGCCGAGCAACCTCGTCGACTCGGAGCACTACTTCGACACCCACGAGGAGGCCACCGCCGCTTCCCTCGTCGCGGGTGTCGACAGCTTCACCGACCACGGCACCGATTCCTCGCGGATGACCGGGCGGCTGCGCGGCGCCCTGGAGCGCGGTCTGCTGACCGGGGCCGATGTCGACACGGCCGTCCGCCGCCAGCTCTCGGTCCGTTTCCGGCTCGGCGAGTTCGACCCGGAGTACGACCCGCACGGCGCCACGAGCGAGTTCGACACCCCGGCACACCGCGCCCTCGCCCAGGAGGCCGCCGAGCAGGCGATCGTGCTGCTCAAGAACGACGGGGTGCTGCCGCTCGCCCCGGACACCCGCGTGGCGGTGGTCGGGCTGCTCGCCGACGAGTGCAAGCTCGACTGGTACAGCGGCACCCTCATCCACCGCTCGACCCCACTGGAGGGCCTGTACGAGCGGTTCGGCGCGGAGCGGGTGGAGTTCTCGGAGGGCGTGGACCGCGTCCGGCTGAAGACCTCCACGGGCGCGTACCTGCACGTGCCGGTGGCCGAGGGGGCCGCCGCCGAGGTCCGCGGGGCCGAGGGCGCGCTCGACCCGGCCCTGCTCACGGGCCGCACCGACCTGCCCGCGCTCACGACCGACGCCGACGGCACCGAACTGGCGCTCGCCGACTGGGGCGAGGGCGTCCTGACCCTGCGCGCCCCCGACGGCCGCTATCTCTCGGTCGCCGACGACGGCTGCCTGCGCGCCTCCGCCGACCAGCCGGGCGGCTGGATCGTGCAGGAGACGTTCCGCCTGGAACCGCACGGGAACGGGCACCTCCTCAAGCACCTGGGGACGGGTCGCCACGTGTGTGTCTCCGCCGACGGCGTGAAGGTTGCCGACACCGACCCCGAGGTCTTCGAGCTGGTCGTCGCCGAGCGCGGCGAGGAGGCGGCGGCGCGTGCCGCAGCGGCGGCCGACGTGGTCGTGGTGGTCGCGGGCAACGACCCGTACATCAACGGGCGCGAGACCGAGGACCGTACGACCCTGCGCCTGCCGGAACACCAGGAACGGCTGCTGCGGGCGGCCCGCGCCGCGAACCCGGCGACCGTGCTGGCACTGGTCTCCGCCTACCCCTACGCCGTCGACCCCGCCGGGCTTCCGGCGGTGCTGTGGACCGCGCACGGCGGCCAGGCGGCCGGCACCGCCCTGGCCCGCGTCCTGGCCGGTGACGTCTCCCCCGCCGGCCGCCTCCCACAGACCTGGTACGCCGACGACGCCGACCTGCCCGGCCTTCTCGACTACGACGTGATCGGCTCCCGCCAGACGTACCTCTACTTCGAGGGCACCCCCCTGTTCCCGTTCGGCCACGGCCTGTCGTACGCGTCGTTCACGTACGGCGGCCTGACGGCCCGGGCCGGGGACGGGGCGGTGCACGTCTCCTTCTCGGTCACCAACACCGGTGACGTGACCGCCGACGAGGTGGCGCAGCTCTACGGCCGGGCCGTCGACCCGTCCGTGCCGCGTCCGGGACGTGAGCTGCTGGACCACCGGCGCGTGACCCTCGCCCCGGGCGCGACGGCGGAGCTGGCGTTCGAGATCCCGCTGAGCGCCTTCGGGTTCTTCGACGTCGCCCAGGACCGGTGGCGCGTGGAGCCGGGCGCGTACGAGCTGCTGGCCGGGGCGTCCAGCGAGGACGTCCGGCTGCGCGCGACGGTCACGCTCGACGGCGAGCCGGCCCTGCCCCGCGCGGTCGTCGCGAACGGCCTCCCCGCGGCCGGGTTCGACGAGTACAGCGGCATCGAGATCGTCGACCGGACGAAGGTGTCGGGCGACGCGGTGACACCGGCCGGCCAGGCGACGGGCGAACTCGTCTATCGCGCCTGCGACTTCGGGCGGGGCATCTCCGGGGTGACGGTGGAGGTGGCCGGCGAGGGCTCGGTGGAGCTGTCCCTCGACGGCGGTCCGGTGCTCGCGGTGCTGTCGACCGCGGCTCCCACCTCGGGCCCGTACGACTACGTCCCACTCGACGCGTCCGTCGTCGCCGCGGGCGTCCACGACGTGCACCTCAGACTGCGCGGCCCGCTGCGGCTCGCGCACGTCGGTTTCTCCGGTTGA
- a CDS encoding ATP-binding protein: MDSDGTQDARGTHASPVPRPAGPPEVPAMPPRPPRAPGTPPLPDGSAFLTWLRAPRPDAAPGVWRFGHRPRPAEEPEEIPTRQLLSGALIAFLVGWLIWSLLQNGYLGTWWWVPFDLIVPDAWRGGDSDLGETGTFVVYQGYELLVALGIMVGAARLGRWGEVWRRFVTPRFRRPEAQETRTTPEDDPAQWNELRAAGAADAAERLTADARTGLMRDVDHARILRAWQGVRTGRHSLATFTGAVLKDGAAACLHPSGERDLPARLARHDLVTGQVRLGTTVDDARNPYAYRGTGLALGPDLLGTSLVAVGPAGSGKTGTVVRPLAESLCLHALAGRAAVVVVGAAGAGLGPADAYDVVVRIGNQESEYDLDLYGGSTDPDEAAAVLAEALVGDLADPHPGSDSRRSTTVLAQLLGPFRAVHGRFPSVPELRQLLDGAPGPFAALRQGLHEAGQESLLRELDARERQMGQPGDVGGVLGDRVALLDRPAFAGFFDTSGQSRPFTLKALDHPVRVRIDLPQRGHADASKMLARLVLAQFTASVAVREDRSLFACLLLDDATGVVTPEAVRGIQRLRSGNAGVVLTLRTLDDVARPLRGPLLGATGCRMALSGLTPWDGQDFAEVWGKEWTEARDVTDRQIIAETPAGKAVHMLRRVITGKAPTARAVTVRQVERERWSASELAHGVPAGHAVLSLTDVKGEHAPPLLVDLRG; this comes from the coding sequence ATGGACAGCGACGGGACGCAGGACGCGCGGGGTACGCATGCGAGTCCCGTGCCGCGCCCGGCGGGGCCGCCGGAGGTGCCCGCGATGCCTCCCCGGCCGCCCCGGGCACCGGGGACGCCGCCGCTGCCGGACGGGTCGGCGTTCCTCACCTGGCTGCGCGCGCCGCGCCCCGACGCCGCACCGGGCGTGTGGCGGTTCGGGCACCGGCCGCGGCCCGCTGAGGAACCCGAGGAGATCCCCACCCGGCAGCTGCTGAGCGGGGCGCTGATCGCCTTCCTCGTGGGATGGCTGATCTGGTCGCTGCTGCAGAACGGCTACCTCGGCACCTGGTGGTGGGTGCCGTTCGACCTGATCGTTCCCGACGCCTGGCGGGGTGGCGACAGCGACCTCGGGGAGACCGGGACGTTCGTCGTCTACCAGGGCTACGAGCTGCTCGTCGCCCTGGGGATCATGGTCGGGGCGGCCCGGCTCGGCCGCTGGGGCGAGGTGTGGCGCCGTTTCGTCACCCCCCGCTTCCGCCGGCCGGAGGCCCAGGAGACCCGCACGACCCCCGAGGACGACCCGGCCCAGTGGAACGAGCTGCGCGCCGCCGGGGCCGCCGACGCCGCCGAGCGCCTCACCGCCGACGCCCGCACCGGGCTGATGCGGGACGTCGACCACGCCCGGATCCTCCGTGCCTGGCAGGGCGTGCGCACCGGGCGGCACAGCCTCGCCACCTTCACCGGCGCCGTGCTCAAGGACGGTGCCGCCGCGTGCCTGCACCCCTCCGGGGAGCGCGATCTGCCCGCCCGGCTCGCCCGGCACGACCTCGTCACCGGCCAGGTGCGGCTCGGCACCACCGTGGACGACGCCCGCAACCCGTACGCCTACCGCGGCACGGGCCTCGCCCTCGGGCCCGACCTGCTCGGCACCTCGCTCGTCGCCGTCGGCCCCGCCGGATCCGGCAAGACCGGCACCGTCGTCCGGCCCCTCGCCGAGTCGCTCTGTCTGCACGCCCTCGCCGGGCGCGCCGCCGTGGTCGTCGTCGGGGCGGCCGGCGCGGGGCTAGGACCGGCCGACGCGTACGACGTGGTCGTACGGATCGGGAACCAGGAGTCCGAGTACGACCTCGATCTCTACGGCGGCAGCACCGACCCGGACGAGGCCGCGGCCGTGCTCGCCGAGGCGCTCGTCGGGGACCTCGCCGACCCGCACCCCGGCAGCGACAGCCGCCGGTCCACCACCGTCCTCGCCCAGTTGCTCGGGCCGTTCCGGGCCGTGCACGGGCGTTTCCCCTCCGTACCGGAGCTGCGGCAGCTGCTGGACGGGGCGCCGGGGCCGTTCGCCGCACTGCGGCAGGGGCTTCATGAGGCCGGGCAGGAGTCGTTGCTGCGGGAACTGGACGCCAGGGAGCGGCAGATGGGGCAGCCCGGGGACGTCGGCGGGGTGCTGGGCGACCGGGTGGCGCTGCTCGACCGGCCCGCCTTCGCCGGGTTCTTCGACACCTCCGGACAGTCCCGGCCCTTCACGCTCAAGGCCCTCGACCACCCCGTGCGGGTGCGCATCGACCTGCCCCAGCGCGGGCACGCCGACGCCTCCAAGATGCTCGCCCGGCTCGTGCTCGCGCAGTTCACGGCCAGTGTCGCCGTACGCGAGGACCGGTCGCTGTTCGCCTGCCTGCTGCTGGACGACGCGACCGGCGTGGTGACGCCCGAGGCCGTGCGCGGCATCCAGCGGCTGCGCTCCGGCAACGCCGGGGTCGTACTGACCCTGCGCACCCTGGACGACGTGGCCCGGCCCCTGCGTGGCCCGCTGCTCGGCGCGACCGGATGCCGGATGGCCCTGTCGGGACTCACCCCGTGGGACGGACAGGACTTCGCCGAGGTGTGGGGCAAGGAGTGGACCGAGGCCCGCGACGTCACCGACCGGCAGATCATCGCGGAGACCCCGGCCGGCAAGGCCGTTCACATGCTGCGCCGGGTGATCACCGGCAAGGCCCCGACCGCGCGGGCGGTGACCGTGCGGCAGGTCGAGCGGGAGCGCTGGTCCGCCTCCGAGCTGGCGCACGGCGTACCGGCGGGGCACGCGGTGCTGTCGCTGACCGACGTCAAGGGCGAGCACGCGCCTCCGCTGCTGGTGGATCTGCGGGGCTGA